A stretch of the Desulfobacter sp. genome encodes the following:
- a CDS encoding TetR/AcrR family transcriptional regulator — protein MQKNKSEKYHKILNSAGAVFAEFGFYKATISQIAAKAGVADGTLYLYFKNKDDILYQFISFKTESVFQKMNSAVAKGTNAETKLRNLIRCHLEEFQNDKNMVIIFQSEVRYLRDIESQIKDISKMYLDLLSDIIEQGQIDGTMRQDLFVGLVKRFILGAVEGVISTWVSAHGRYDLVSMADPLVDLYLTGVRGK, from the coding sequence TTGCAAAAGAATAAATCTGAAAAATATCATAAAATTTTAAACAGTGCAGGGGCGGTGTTTGCCGAGTTCGGCTTTTACAAAGCCACCATCTCCCAAATCGCAGCCAAGGCCGGTGTGGCAGACGGCACCCTCTACCTTTATTTTAAGAATAAAGATGATATCCTGTATCAGTTCATCTCCTTTAAAACAGAGTCTGTTTTTCAAAAAATGAACTCCGCCGTTGCCAAGGGGACCAATGCGGAAACCAAGCTTCGCAATCTGATCCGGTGTCACCTTGAGGAATTCCAGAACGACAAGAATATGGTGATTATTTTTCAGTCAGAGGTCAGGTATCTGCGGGATATTGAATCCCAGATCAAGGATATCTCAAAGATGTATCTGGATCTTTTGTCTGATATTATCGAGCAGGGTCAGATCGACGGAACCATGCGTCAGGACCTTTTTGTGGGCCTGGTCAAGCGGTTCATTCTCGGGGCTGTGGAAGGGGTGATATCCACCTGGGTATCTGCCCATGGCAGGTATGACCTGGTATCCATGGCAGATCCGCTTGTGGATCTTTATCTGACCGGGGTGAGAGGTAAATAA